TTGATGACGGTGGCATTGCCACGCATCTCCTGGCCCTGCACCTGCCCACGCCGGGAATTGAGGTCACCGATCACAGACCCGGTGTAATCCTCCGGCGTCACCACCTCGACCTTCATGACCGGCTCGAGAAGAACCGGCTTGGCCTTCTGGGCACCTTCGCGGAACGCGGCACGAGCCGCGATTTCGAAGGCGAGCACCGAGGAGTCAACGTCATGGTACGCACCATCGAGGAGCGTCGCCTTGAGGTCGACCATCGGGAAGCCGGCCAGCACACCATTGCCAAGGACGCTTTCCAGGCCCTTCTGGACGCCCGGAATGTATTCCTTCGGCACGTTGCCGCCGACGATCTTGGATTCGAACGCGAAGCCTGCACCAGACTCCTGCGGCTCGAACACGATCTTGACGCGAGCAAACTGGCCCGAACCGCCGCTCTGCTTCTTGTGCGTGTAGTCGATTTCCGCAGCCTGCGTGATCGTCTCGCGATACGCCACCTGCGGCTGACCGACATTCGCCGCCACCTTGAACTCGCGCTTCATGCGATCGACGAGAATGTCGAGATGAAGCTCGCCCATGCCGGCAATGATCGTCTGACCGGATTCCTCGTCCGTCTTCACGCGGAAGGACGGATCCTCCTGCGCCAGGCGGTTGAGGGCGAGGCCCATCTTCTCCTGGTCGGCCTTGGAATTCGGCTCGATCGCGATCTCGATGACCGGATCCGGGAATTCCATCCGCTCCAGGATGACCGGCTTCACTGGGTCGCAGAGCGTATCACCCGTCGTCGTGTCCTTAAGACCGACGAGCGCGACAATGTCGCCAGCGAACGCTTCCTTGATCTCTTCACGGTTGTTGGAGTGCATGAGAAGCATACGACCGATGCGCTCGCGCTTTTCCTTCACCGTGTTCATCAGGCTGGCACCCGATTCGAGCTTGCCCGAATAGATGCGGGCGAAGGTCAGAGAGCCGACGAACGGGTCGTTCATGATCTTGAACGCGAGCATCGAGAGCGGCTCGTCGTCCGAGGAGACGCGCTTGACCTCTTCGCCATTCTTCGGGTCGATGCCGCGGATCGCGTGCACTTCGACCGGGCTCGGCAGATAGTCGACGACCGCGTCGAGCAGAAGCTGAACGCCCTTGTTCTTGAAAGCCGAGCCGGCAAGGATCGGGAAGAACTGCACGGCGCAGGTGCCCTTGCGGACGAGCCGGCGGATCGTGTCGTTGTCCGGCATGTTGCCTTCGAGATAGGCCTCCATGACGGTGTCATCGAGCTCGACAACGGTCTCGATGAGCTTCTCGCGCCACTCTTCGGCCCGATCGCGAAGATCCTCTGGGATCTCCACGTCGTCCCACTGTGCGCCGAGCGTCTCGTCGCGCCAGAGGCGAGCGTTCATCTCGATGAGATCGACGACGCCCTTGAAGTCGCTTTCCGCGCCGACCGGCAGCTGAAGAACCAGCGGCTGAGCACCGAGACGATCCTCGATCATCTCCACGCAGCGGTAAAAGTCGGCGCCGATCTTATCCATCTTGTTGACGAAGATCATGCGCGGAACTTTGTACTTGTCCGCCTGGCGCCAAACCGTCTCGGTCTGCGGCTCGACGCCGGCATTGGCGTCGAGAAGAGCAATCGCACCGTCGAGCACACGCAGCGAACGCTCGACTTCAATCGTGAAGTCGACGTGGCCTGGCGTGTCGATGATGTTGAGGCGCCGCTTCTTGCCGTCGCGACCCGCCCAGAAGGTGGTCGTCGCAGCCGACGTGATCGTGATGCCCCGCTCCTGCTCCTGCTCCATCCAGTCCATGGTGGCGGCGCCCTCATGGACCTCGCCCATCTTATGGCTCTTGCCGGTGTAGAAGAGGATCCGCTCTGTCGTCGTGGTCTTTCCAGCATCAATGTGCGCCATGATGCCGAAATTGCGGTAGTCCTCGATCTTATAGTCGCGTGGCATGTGGGGCCCCGTTTCTTTCGGTTACCAGCGGTAATGCGAGAAGGCGCGGTTCGCTTCCGCCATGCGGTGCGTATCTTCGCGCTTCTTCACCGCATTTCCGCGGTTGTTGGCAGCGTCCATGAGCTCGCCGGAAAGGCGCTCCTTCATGGTCCGCTCGTTACGGCCGCGGGCGGCCGTGATCAGCCAGCGAATGGCCAGCGCCTGACGGCGATCCACCCGGACTTCGACCGGCACCTGGTACGTCGCACCACCGACACGGCGGGAGCGCACTTCCACATGCGGCATGACGTTGTCGAGCGCCTGATGGAAGACCGCGACAGGATCCTGGCGCATCCGGCCTTCGACACTCTCGAGCGCCCCATAGACGATCGATTCAGCAGCCGACTTCTTACCGTGATACATCACGGAGTTCATGAACTTGGAGATCACCCGATCCCCATACTTCGGATCGGGATTGATTTCCCGCTTGTCTGCACGACGGCGTCGCGACATCGCCCCTCTCCTTACTTCGGCCGCTTGGCGCCGTACTTCGAACGACGCTGGCGACGGTCTTTGACGCCCTGCGTGTCGAGGACGCCGCGCAGAATGTGATAGCGAACACCCGGAAGGTCCTTCACGCGCCCGCCGCGGATCATCACCACGGAGTGCTCCTGAAGATTATGGCCCTCGCCCGGGATATAGCCGACGACTTCGTAGCCGTTGGTGAGGCGCACCTTGGCAACCTTACGCAGCGCGGAGTTCGGCTTCTTCGGCGTCGTCGTGTAGACGCGCGTGCACACACCGCGCTTCTGCGGATTGGCCTCGAGCGCCGGCACCTTGTTACGCCGCGGCTTGTCGTGACGCGGCTTGCGGATGAGCTGGTTGATCGTCGGCATTAATATGTCCGGCTTCCGTTCTATCGAATCCCTCACGA
This genomic window from Afifella aestuarii contains:
- the rpsG gene encoding 30S ribosomal protein S7 — protein: MSRRRRADKREINPDPKYGDRVISKFMNSVMYHGKKSAAESIVYGALESVEGRMRQDPVAVFHQALDNVMPHVEVRSRRVGGATYQVPVEVRVDRRQALAIRWLITAARGRNERTMKERLSGELMDAANNRGNAVKKREDTHRMAEANRAFSHYRW
- the rpsL gene encoding 30S ribosomal protein S12, whose amino-acid sequence is MPTINQLIRKPRHDKPRRNKVPALEANPQKRGVCTRVYTTTPKKPNSALRKVAKVRLTNGYEVVGYIPGEGHNLQEHSVVMIRGGRVKDLPGVRYHILRGVLDTQGVKDRRQRRSKYGAKRPK
- the fusA gene encoding elongation factor G, translated to MPRDYKIEDYRNFGIMAHIDAGKTTTTERILFYTGKSHKMGEVHEGAATMDWMEQEQERGITITSAATTTFWAGRDGKKRRLNIIDTPGHVDFTIEVERSLRVLDGAIALLDANAGVEPQTETVWRQADKYKVPRMIFVNKMDKIGADFYRCVEMIEDRLGAQPLVLQLPVGAESDFKGVVDLIEMNARLWRDETLGAQWDDVEIPEDLRDRAEEWREKLIETVVELDDTVMEAYLEGNMPDNDTIRRLVRKGTCAVQFFPILAGSAFKNKGVQLLLDAVVDYLPSPVEVHAIRGIDPKNGEEVKRVSSDDEPLSMLAFKIMNDPFVGSLTFARIYSGKLESGASLMNTVKEKRERIGRMLLMHSNNREEIKEAFAGDIVALVGLKDTTTGDTLCDPVKPVILERMEFPDPVIEIAIEPNSKADQEKMGLALNRLAQEDPSFRVKTDEESGQTIIAGMGELHLDILVDRMKREFKVAANVGQPQVAYRETITQAAEIDYTHKKQSGGSGQFARVKIVFEPQESGAGFAFESKIVGGNVPKEYIPGVQKGLESVLGNGVLAGFPMVDLKATLLDGAYHDVDSSVLAFEIAARAAFREGAQKAKPVLLEPVMKVEVVTPEDYTGSVIGDLNSRRGQVQGQEMRGNATVINAMVPLANMFGYVNTLRSMSQGRAQYTMQFDHYSPVPSQVAQEIQSKYA